A single region of the Novosphingobium sp. SL115 genome encodes:
- a CDS encoding ATP-binding protein, with the protein MKFGRRFGLPERLLAILLLVAGVDFAANTLLFDRASRFALREDDAARVAEHLVIASRAIERTPVEERARVAKDLSTPRFSMQWHAKRPKHGGSVALTAMRDQILDVADDLDHADLQLHLKPLGASGNVVGTMMLGDRSTLRFQTYASEAWTLNAGRVATLLLPTLVLVVLAWVLFSATLAPLRTLVRASRKVGAGPPEPIAEAGTGEVRELIGAFNQMQQRIHQSMADRTQSMLAIGHDLRTPLARMQLRLEHAPIDDEMRREMDDDLGEMRRMLESLQAFVESGGSRLVAERVDVAVMAETLVDTASDHGGDATYHGAESLEIMVRPVSLRRALSNLIENALHYAGNVRVTVRRDGDVAEIVVDDDGPGIPPDRIDDVLQPFVRLDAARSRDTPGMGLGLAIVSRAIKLEKGTLDLRNREDGGLRVTVRIPCATT; encoded by the coding sequence TTGAAGTTCGGCCGCAGGTTTGGACTGCCGGAACGGCTGCTGGCGATCCTTCTGCTGGTCGCCGGGGTGGATTTCGCCGCCAATACCCTGCTGTTCGACCGTGCCAGCCGCTTCGCCCTGCGCGAAGATGATGCCGCGCGCGTTGCCGAACACCTTGTTATTGCCAGCCGCGCCATCGAACGTACGCCGGTTGAAGAGCGCGCCCGTGTTGCCAAAGATCTCAGCACACCGCGCTTTTCGATGCAGTGGCATGCAAAGCGGCCCAAACACGGCGGGTCGGTGGCGCTCACGGCCATGCGCGACCAGATTCTCGATGTGGCTGACGATCTCGACCACGCCGATCTTCAACTGCACCTCAAACCGCTGGGCGCGTCGGGCAATGTCGTTGGCACGATGATGCTGGGGGACCGTTCGACATTGCGGTTCCAGACATATGCCAGCGAAGCGTGGACGTTGAACGCCGGTCGCGTGGCGACGCTGCTTTTGCCGACTTTGGTGCTGGTCGTGCTGGCCTGGGTGCTGTTCAGCGCCACTTTGGCGCCGCTCAGGACACTGGTGCGCGCCAGCCGCAAAGTGGGTGCAGGCCCACCCGAACCCATTGCCGAGGCGGGGACCGGCGAAGTGCGCGAACTGATCGGCGCATTCAACCAGATGCAGCAGCGCATTCACCAGTCGATGGCGGACCGCACCCAATCCATGCTTGCCATCGGCCATGATCTGCGCACCCCTCTGGCGCGCATGCAGTTGCGGCTCGAACACGCGCCCATCGACGATGAAATGCGCCGCGAAATGGATGATGATCTGGGCGAAATGCGGCGGATGCTGGAATCGCTACAGGCCTTTGTGGAAAGCGGCGGATCGCGGCTGGTGGCAGAGCGAGTGGACGTGGCGGTCATGGCCGAAACCCTTGTTGATACCGCTTCTGACCATGGGGGCGATGCGACGTATCACGGTGCGGAAAGCCTTGAAATCATGGTTCGCCCGGTTTCGCTGCGGCGCGCGCTATCCAACCTGATCGAAAACGCGCTGCATTATGCGGGTAATGTCCGTGTCACCGTGCGGCGCGATGGTGATGTGGCTGAAATCGTGGTGGATGATGACGGCCCCGGTATTCCGCCCGACCGCATCGACGATGTTCTTCAGCCCTTTGTGCGGCTGGACGCAGCCCGGTCGCGCGATACGCCGGGCATGGGGCTTGGGCTGGCCATCGTCAGCCGTGCGATCAAGCTGGAAAAAGGCACGCTGGATTTGCGCAACCGTGAAGATGGCGGTCTGCGCGTGACGGTTCGCATTCCCTGCGCGACCACCTGA
- a CDS encoding carbonic anhydrase, translating into MNELIGRVFSFEKTVFPDSRELFGKLSTEGQSPKALMISCADSRIVPEQIMQAEPGELFVCRNAGNMVPSYATMNGGVSSTVEYAVVALGVRDIIVCGHSDCGAMKALAAPEEPKGMPNVVAWLRHGAAAEHVVSSCSPHLDGNERVRAVSLQNIIAQIAHLRTHPSVAAAIARGEMALHGWFVDISAGLVLGLDGDTGQFVPMREDRALPVALPAAQRAATEPAFAEAAE; encoded by the coding sequence GTGAACGAACTTATCGGCCGCGTCTTCAGCTTCGAAAAGACCGTGTTCCCGGACAGCCGTGAGCTGTTTGGCAAGCTTTCCACCGAAGGGCAGTCGCCCAAGGCCCTGATGATCTCGTGCGCCGATTCGCGCATCGTGCCCGAACAGATCATGCAGGCAGAACCTGGTGAACTGTTTGTCTGCCGCAATGCTGGTAACATGGTGCCTTCCTACGCCACGATGAATGGCGGCGTTTCGTCCACCGTGGAATATGCGGTCGTGGCGCTGGGTGTGCGCGATATCATCGTGTGCGGCCATTCCGATTGCGGTGCGATGAAGGCACTGGCAGCTCCCGAAGAACCGAAGGGCATGCCCAACGTGGTCGCATGGCTGCGTCATGGCGCTGCGGCTGAACACGTCGTGTCGAGCTGCTCGCCCCATCTTGACGGTAACGAGCGCGTACGGGCCGTCAGCCTCCAGAACATCATCGCCCAGATCGCGCATCTGCGGACCCATCCGTCGGTTGCTGCCGCTATTGCGCGCGGTGAAATGGCGCTGCACGGCTGGTTCGTGGATATCAGCGCCGGCTTGGTGCTGGGCCTTGATGGCGACACTGGCCAGTTTGTGCCGATGCGCGAAGACCGTGCGCTTCCTGTTGCTCTGCCCGCCGCGCAGCGCGCGGCAACCGAACCCGCATTCGCCGAGGCTGCAGAATGA
- a CDS encoding DOPA 4,5-dioxygenase family protein: MNISQTWGRAAAMPHFDSYHAHVYFDPHQAEQASALCGAMKDALGIAMGRVHAKPVGPHPRGSCQMTVPAARIGEALEWIMAHRGNFTVFAHGNSGDDLADHTAHVMWLGPSETLDLSQFRRD, encoded by the coding sequence TTGAACATCAGCCAGACGTGGGGCAGGGCAGCGGCCATGCCCCACTTCGACAGTTATCACGCTCACGTTTATTTTGACCCGCATCAGGCAGAGCAGGCCTCTGCGCTGTGTGGCGCGATGAAGGACGCGCTGGGCATTGCCATGGGCCGCGTTCATGCAAAGCCGGTCGGCCCGCATCCACGTGGATCATGCCAGATGACGGTGCCCGCCGCACGCATTGGCGAAGCGCTGGAATGGATCATGGCGCATCGCGGTAATTTCACCGTGTTCGCTCACGGAAACAGCGGCGATGATCTGGCCGATCACACTGCTCATGTCATGTGGCTAGGCCCTTCCGAAACGCTCGATCTTTCGCAATTCCGTCGGGATTGA
- a CDS encoding response regulator transcription factor, translating to MQSPSIVLVEDDGPLRTLTARALRENGYAVRTAATGAEMWVALENEPADLVVLDIMLPGTSGIELFRRLRKQSEVPIIFVSARGSEEDRVLGLELGADDYLAKPFSTRELVARIGAVLRRGGGGGTDSAGDNAGRSGDVRFDGWSVSMARRELHSPTGAMVDLTGAEFDLLATFISQPQRVLGRERLIELSRTRLGDSSDRSVDVLVSRLRRKLSGEGGSAPIVTVRGVGYMFKAEVQRA from the coding sequence ATGCAATCACCCTCGATCGTGCTGGTTGAAGACGATGGCCCGCTGCGGACTTTGACCGCCCGTGCATTGCGTGAAAACGGCTATGCCGTGCGCACTGCTGCCACTGGCGCGGAAATGTGGGTCGCGCTGGAAAACGAGCCGGCCGATCTGGTCGTGCTCGACATCATGCTGCCCGGCACCAGTGGCATCGAACTGTTCCGCCGCCTGCGCAAGCAAAGCGAGGTGCCCATCATCTTCGTGTCCGCGCGCGGCAGCGAAGAAGACCGCGTGTTGGGGCTTGAACTGGGCGCGGATGATTATCTGGCCAAACCGTTCAGCACCCGCGAACTGGTTGCCCGCATCGGTGCGGTACTCCGTCGCGGCGGCGGTGGCGGAACCGACAGCGCGGGCGATAACGCCGGACGTAGCGGCGATGTCCGGTTTGATGGGTGGAGTGTTTCGATGGCGCGCCGCGAACTGCATTCGCCCACCGGCGCGATGGTCGATCTGACCGGCGCGGAGTTTGATCTTCTTGCTACCTTCATCAGTCAGCCCCAGCGTGTGCTGGGCCGCGAACGCCTGATCGAACTGTCGCGCACCCGGCTGGGGGATAGCTCTGATCGCAGTGTCGACGTGCTGGTCAGCCGATTGCGCCGCAAGCTTTCGGGCGAAGGTGGCAGCGCACCGATCGTTACCGTGCGGGGTGTGGGCTACATGTTCAAGGCCGAGGTTCAGCGCGCTTGA
- a CDS encoding SulP family inorganic anion transporter, translated as MSKPAISAQAEAEGTGPFGFLMRDFTASIVVFLVAMPLCMGIAIASGVPAEKGLVTGIIGGIVVGMLAGSPLQVSGPAAGLAVIVFEFVRDNGLAALGPVLLLAGVLQIVAGAARLGGVFRAISPAVVHGMLAGIGALIVIGQFHILFDAKPMSSGVENLAMMPARVLGLSPFNLQSTEMALMLGLLTIGTMLIWEKVKPSSLSLLPGALLGVLAATLVAWGAGLDVARITVPDSIAAAFALPADGFLSPLTQGSMIVSAIAIAFIASAETLLSAAAVDRMHDGVRTDYNKELRAQGVGNLLCGVFNALPMTGVIVRSSANVQAGAKTRWSAVMHGVWILAFVALLPGLLREVPMAALGGVLVVTGWKLVSLKHVSHLFRVHGILPALIWTATFVLVVTTDLLTGVLVGIALSAVELLPHVRNLKFKVGENSVGESTRLELEGAATFIGLARLTNALEQVPPSRSVHVDLDRVHVIDHTTAEMLTEWLSRRRLRGDDVKVTGPAPILKSLAFAG; from the coding sequence ATGAGCAAACCTGCCATTAGTGCGCAGGCAGAAGCCGAAGGGACTGGTCCCTTCGGCTTTCTGATGCGTGATTTCACCGCGTCGATCGTGGTGTTCCTTGTTGCCATGCCGTTGTGCATGGGCATCGCCATCGCCTCTGGCGTCCCTGCCGAAAAGGGCCTCGTCACCGGGATCATCGGTGGCATTGTCGTTGGTATGCTTGCGGGTTCACCCCTGCAGGTCAGCGGTCCGGCTGCCGGTCTTGCTGTTATCGTGTTCGAATTCGTGCGCGATAATGGCCTTGCCGCGCTTGGCCCGGTGCTGTTGCTGGCAGGCGTTCTCCAGATTGTTGCTGGTGCGGCCAGGCTGGGCGGCGTGTTCCGCGCCATTTCGCCTGCTGTCGTTCACGGCATGCTGGCAGGTATCGGCGCACTGATCGTCATCGGCCAGTTCCACATCCTGTTTGACGCCAAGCCGATGTCGAGCGGGGTCGAGAACCTTGCCATGATGCCCGCCCGCGTGCTGGGCCTGTCCCCGTTCAATCTTCAGTCCACTGAAATGGCATTGATGCTAGGCCTGCTGACCATTGGCACGATGCTGATTTGGGAAAAGGTCAAGCCGTCCAGCCTTTCGCTGCTTCCGGGCGCGTTGCTGGGCGTGCTGGCGGCTACGCTGGTGGCATGGGGTGCCGGGCTGGACGTTGCTCGCATCACCGTGCCTGATTCCATTGCTGCGGCCTTTGCACTTCCTGCTGACGGTTTCCTTTCGCCGCTGACCCAAGGCTCGATGATCGTTTCGGCCATCGCCATTGCCTTTATCGCCAGTGCTGAAACGCTGCTTTCGGCAGCAGCGGTCGACCGTATGCACGATGGCGTTCGCACCGATTACAACAAGGAATTGCGCGCGCAGGGCGTGGGCAACCTGCTGTGCGGCGTGTTCAACGCTTTGCCGATGACCGGCGTGATCGTGCGCAGTTCGGCAAACGTGCAGGCTGGTGCCAAGACCCGCTGGTCTGCCGTCATGCACGGCGTATGGATCCTGGCGTTTGTTGCACTGCTTCCGGGCCTGCTCCGCGAAGTGCCGATGGCGGCGCTGGGTGGCGTGCTGGTGGTCACCGGCTGGAAACTGGTCAGCCTCAAGCATGTCAGCCATCTGTTCCGCGTTCACGGTATTCTGCCGGCGCTGATCTGGACAGCAACTTTCGTGCTGGTGGTAACCACCGACCTGCTCACCGGCGTTCTTGTCGGTATTGCCCTGTCGGCTGTCGAACTGCTTCCGCACGTTCGCAACCTGAAGTTCAAGGTCGGTGAAAATTCGGTTGGCGAATCGACCCGGCTCGAACTGGAAGGTGCCGCTACGTTCATCGGTCTGGCTCGCCTGACCAATGCGCTGGAACAGGTGCCGCCAAGCCGTTCGGTGCATGTGGACCTCGACCGGGTGCATGTGATCGATCACACCACTGCCGAAATGCTGACCGAATGGCTTTCGCGTCGTCGCCTGCGCGGAGATGATGTCAAGGTCACCGGACCTGCGCCCATTCTCAAGTCGCTCGCTTTCGCGGGCTGA
- a CDS encoding division plane positioning ATPase MipZ, whose product MSASATPDSAGFRRNVFLDGEHPDVIAADVLGRPRPTGRIVAVANEKGGVGKSTLAFHLCVALADAGLKVAAIDLDRRQQTLSQAMQNREASARRLEAELPAMRHMLVQVHSGAMLCQELCRIGQHADVLVIDVPGYDSPIARRAIALADTLLTPVNGAFLDLTLLGRFDPVSLALVGDGCFAVAVRELRQARLRRGAKDTDWLVVPNRIGRNSGADGRKVKATLAALAGRGGFRLGRDIAERAAFRDLFFLGLTHLDIRCISQLGQANAQAIKEIQTLVADISPGVQALATEPQPETPLDLSPCRHSVP is encoded by the coding sequence ATGAGCGCAAGTGCAACGCCAGATAGTGCCGGGTTTCGGCGCAATGTTTTTCTCGATGGTGAACATCCGGATGTAATTGCCGCTGATGTGTTGGGCAGGCCACGGCCGACAGGCCGTATTGTTGCGGTTGCCAATGAAAAGGGCGGCGTCGGTAAATCCACTCTTGCCTTTCACTTGTGCGTCGCGCTGGCCGATGCTGGGCTAAAAGTTGCCGCTATCGATCTTGATCGCCGCCAGCAAACCCTGTCGCAGGCCATGCAAAACCGCGAGGCCAGCGCACGTCGGCTTGAAGCAGAGCTGCCGGCCATGCGGCACATGCTGGTACAGGTGCACAGTGGCGCAATGCTCTGTCAGGAACTGTGCCGCATCGGGCAGCACGCAGATGTGCTGGTGATCGATGTACCGGGCTATGACAGTCCGATTGCCCGCCGGGCGATCGCATTGGCCGATACCTTGCTGACCCCTGTGAATGGCGCGTTTCTGGACCTCACCTTGCTGGGGCGCTTTGATCCGGTATCGCTGGCGCTTGTGGGTGACGGTTGCTTTGCCGTAGCCGTGCGTGAACTGCGGCAGGCGCGTTTGCGACGGGGTGCAAAGGATACAGACTGGCTGGTGGTGCCCAATCGCATCGGACGCAATTCCGGGGCTGACGGTCGCAAGGTCAAGGCTACTCTGGCCGCGCTGGCAGGGCGCGGCGGATTTCGGCTGGGGCGCGACATTGCTGAACGTGCTGCATTTCGCGATCTTTTCTTTCTTGGGCTGACGCATCTTGATATCCGGTGCATATCGCAGCTCGGCCAGGCCAACGCTCAGGCCATCAAGGAAATTCAAACGCTCGTCGCGGATATTTCGCCGGGCGTGCAGGCTTTGGCAACAGAGCCGCAACCGGAGACACCGCTTGACCTATCCCCGTGTCGACATTCCGTGCCTTAA
- a CDS encoding TorF family putative porin, whose translation MKIRLAAAVALAAVATPAFAQDEETGPITVSGSAALVSDYRFRGVSMSDKEMAVQAGATISHESGLYVGTWGSNLAGWGTFLGSNMELDIYGGYKFPVGDASVDVGLTWYMYPGGLDKTDFAEPYIKLSAPVGPASVLVGAAYAPKQEALGQWYNSGASAVSGVYDNPGAKADNLYLWTDVSAAIPDTALTLKAHLGYTNGGNEGLGPQGTSVSPTGEYIDWMLGADYALGPVTLGVSYVDTDLSAADFNYLTPNFSSTKDGSSIAGSRVVVSATVAF comes from the coding sequence ATGAAGATCCGTCTGGCCGCAGCCGTGGCACTTGCCGCAGTGGCAACTCCTGCTTTCGCTCAGGACGAAGAAACCGGCCCGATCACCGTTTCCGGCAGCGCAGCACTTGTTTCCGACTACCGTTTCCGCGGCGTGTCGATGTCCGACAAGGAAATGGCTGTGCAGGCTGGCGCCACCATCAGCCACGAAAGCGGCCTTTATGTCGGCACTTGGGGTTCCAATCTTGCTGGCTGGGGTACGTTCCTCGGCTCAAACATGGAACTCGACATCTATGGCGGCTACAAGTTCCCCGTGGGTGATGCCTCGGTCGATGTCGGCCTGACTTGGTACATGTATCCGGGCGGCCTCGACAAGACCGACTTCGCTGAACCCTATATCAAGCTGTCCGCGCCAGTCGGCCCTGCAAGCGTTCTGGTCGGTGCAGCTTATGCGCCGAAGCAGGAAGCGCTTGGTCAGTGGTACAATTCTGGCGCCTCGGCTGTTTCGGGCGTCTATGACAACCCCGGTGCCAAGGCTGACAACCTCTATCTGTGGACCGACGTTTCGGCAGCGATCCCCGATACCGCGCTGACGCTGAAGGCACACCTTGGTTACACCAATGGCGGTAACGAAGGCCTTGGCCCTCAGGGCACGTCGGTTTCGCCGACCGGTGAATACATCGACTGGATGCTTGGCGCAGACTACGCTCTCGGCCCGGTCACGCTTGGCGTCAGCTATGTCGATACCGACCTGAGCGCCGCCGACTTCAACTATCTGACGCCGAACTTCTCGTCGACCAAGGATGGTTCCTCGATCGCTGGTTCGCGCGTGGTTGTCTCGGCGACCGTCGCGTTCTGA
- a CDS encoding MFS transporter, with protein sequence MATVEDALPQHHKATHNEKLIITASSLGTVFEWYDFYLYGLLTAIIAAKFLTGLNETTAFIMALLVFASGFIVRPFGALVFGAIGDIVGRRYTFIVTLLVMGLSTFLVGCLPTYETVGVAAPIMLVILRMFQGLALGGEYGGAATYVAEHAPNDKRGLYTSWIQITATAGLAMALLIVILVRSPVTGVGEAAFKDWGWRIPYLLSGLFLMIGLWLRLKLHESPVFQKMKDEGSSSKRPLAEAFGEWGNLKIVLIAFFGAIAGQAVVWYTGQLYAMYFLEKMLKVDGLTANTLIIIALACATPFFLFFGWLSDKIGRKKIILAGCALASLSMFPAFKALTEAANPALAHAQANAPVAVHANPAECSSQFDPVGGNKFDTTSCDIVKNALAKAAVNYENVEAPAGTIASISVGGKTIVAPDPAKLSGDEKKAAIAAFTVQVAGKAAADGKPAVVGELEKVGYPPKADPDQINKPMVVAILFYLVLLVTMVYGPIAAMLVELFPSRIRYTSMSLPYHIGNGWLGGLLPAIGFAMVAANGDIYHGFWYPVIVAAATCVIGIFVLPETYKRSID encoded by the coding sequence ATGGCAACTGTTGAAGACGCCTTGCCACAACATCACAAGGCAACCCACAACGAAAAACTGATTATCACCGCGTCGTCGCTTGGCACGGTGTTCGAATGGTATGACTTCTACCTCTACGGTCTGCTCACCGCGATCATTGCGGCCAAGTTCCTTACCGGGCTGAACGAAACCACAGCATTCATCATGGCGCTGCTGGTTTTCGCATCGGGTTTCATCGTGCGTCCGTTCGGCGCGCTGGTGTTCGGTGCCATCGGCGATATCGTTGGGCGGCGTTACACTTTCATCGTCACCCTGCTGGTCATGGGGCTTTCGACCTTCCTCGTCGGCTGCCTGCCCACCTATGAAACTGTCGGCGTCGCTGCACCGATCATGCTGGTGATCCTGCGCATGTTCCAGGGCCTTGCCCTTGGCGGCGAATATGGCGGCGCGGCGACATATGTTGCCGAACACGCCCCCAACGACAAGCGCGGCCTTTACACAAGCTGGATTCAGATTACCGCCACGGCCGGTCTTGCCATGGCCCTGCTGATCGTCATCCTCGTGCGCTCGCCCGTCACCGGTGTTGGCGAAGCCGCGTTCAAGGATTGGGGCTGGCGCATTCCCTACCTGCTGTCGGGCCTGTTCCTGATGATCGGGCTGTGGCTGCGCCTCAAGCTGCATGAATCGCCCGTTTTCCAGAAAATGAAGGACGAAGGCAGTTCATCCAAGCGCCCGCTGGCCGAAGCTTTTGGCGAATGGGGCAATCTCAAGATCGTGCTGATCGCATTTTTCGGCGCTATCGCAGGGCAGGCTGTGGTCTGGTATACGGGCCAGCTCTACGCGATGTATTTCCTTGAAAAGATGCTCAAGGTTGATGGTCTTACCGCCAATACGCTCATCATTATCGCGCTGGCCTGTGCCACGCCGTTCTTCCTGTTCTTTGGGTGGCTGTCGGACAAGATCGGCCGCAAGAAGATCATCCTTGCCGGTTGCGCGCTGGCCTCGCTCAGCATGTTCCCCGCATTCAAGGCGCTGACCGAAGCGGCAAACCCCGCACTGGCTCACGCGCAAGCCAATGCGCCGGTGGCGGTCCATGCCAATCCGGCGGAATGTTCGTCGCAGTTCGATCCGGTCGGCGGCAACAAGTTCGACACCACAAGCTGCGATATCGTGAAGAACGCGCTGGCCAAGGCAGCCGTGAATTACGAAAACGTCGAAGCCCCGGCAGGTACCATCGCGTCGATCAGCGTTGGCGGGAAAACCATCGTCGCGCCTGATCCAGCAAAGCTTTCAGGCGATGAAAAGAAGGCCGCCATTGCCGCCTTTACCGTGCAGGTTGCCGGCAAGGCCGCTGCTGATGGCAAGCCCGCGGTCGTGGGCGAACTCGAAAAGGTCGGCTATCCGCCCAAGGCTGATCCTGACCAGATCAACAAGCCGATGGTCGTGGCGATCCTGTTCTACCTCGTGCTGCTGGTGACGATGGTTTACGGCCCGATCGCGGCCATGCTGGTCGAACTGTTCCCCAGCCGCATCCGCTATACCTCGATGAGCCTGCCCTACCACATCGGCAACGGCTGGCTGGGCGGGCTGCTGCCGGCCATCGGCTTTGCCATGGTTGCGGCCAACGGCGATATCTATCACGGCTTCTGGTATCCGGTGATCGTTGCCGCTGCCACTTGTGTGATCGGTATCTTCGTGCTGCCTGAAACCTACAAGCGTAGCATCGACTGA